From a single Bacillus pumilus genomic region:
- a CDS encoding PTS fructose transporter subunit IIC — MKAKLKVIEGHLMTGISYILPVIIGASLIVGLAKLVGLGFGVSDLNAYKDAGGILHGAYLMEQVGWTGIGLMNVLLAGFIAYSIADKSGLAAGFIGGALASSTNAGFIGAVIAGFFAGYVALFVKRKIQIQGSAAGLVPLLILPLITVGLTGLLMSVLLGGPLGALNTALIEWIKGMVADGTSTLALALILGAMIGFDLGGPVNKSAWMAGNALFLSGVYLPAILVNIAIVIPPLGYGLATLIRKRNFSPTFREAGRGGLVMGIIGITEGAIPFTLVNPLKLIPLNVVACAAGSGVAALLGVHDIMPPIGGLYGFFSVGNWWAYLIGALTGALVIGIGANLLVNFSEKKEPKKPEHDQKQKEEDDFDLVLEG; from the coding sequence ATGAAAGCAAAATTAAAAGTCATTGAAGGCCATCTCATGACCGGTATTTCTTATATTCTTCCTGTAATCATTGGTGCCTCCCTTATCGTTGGTTTGGCAAAATTAGTCGGATTAGGGTTTGGTGTTTCAGATTTAAACGCCTATAAGGATGCTGGCGGCATTTTACACGGGGCTTATTTAATGGAGCAGGTTGGCTGGACAGGTATTGGCTTAATGAACGTCCTGCTCGCCGGATTTATCGCCTATTCGATTGCGGATAAATCAGGGCTTGCCGCCGGCTTCATCGGTGGTGCCCTTGCCAGCTCAACAAATGCTGGATTTATCGGTGCCGTTATTGCAGGCTTCTTCGCAGGATATGTCGCTCTTTTTGTGAAACGGAAAATTCAAATTCAAGGCTCCGCAGCCGGACTTGTTCCTCTGCTCATCTTACCGCTCATTACCGTTGGCTTAACTGGACTTCTCATGTCCGTTCTGCTGGGCGGGCCATTAGGCGCTTTGAACACGGCTTTAATTGAATGGATCAAAGGTATGGTCGCTGACGGGACAAGCACACTCGCACTCGCCTTGATTTTAGGCGCAATGATTGGATTCGATCTTGGCGGCCCAGTGAATAAATCTGCTTGGATGGCCGGTAACGCGCTCTTCCTATCAGGCGTCTACCTTCCTGCCATTCTCGTCAATATTGCGATTGTCATTCCGCCGCTTGGATACGGGCTTGCAACATTGATTCGAAAACGCAATTTCTCACCAACCTTTAGAGAAGCAGGACGTGGGGGTCTTGTCATGGGCATTATCGGCATTACAGAAGGGGCGATTCCTTTTACCCTCGTCAATCCTTTGAAATTAATTCCGCTGAATGTCGTCGCTTGTGCTGCCGGAAGTGGTGTTGCTGCGTTATTAGGTGTCCATGACATCATGCCGCCAATTGGCGGGCTATACGGATTCTTCTCAGTCGGAAACTGGTGGGCTTATTTAATCGGAGCTCTTACCGGCGCACTCGTCATCGGAATTGGTGCCAACCTGCTTGTGAACTTCTCTGAGAAAAAAGAACCGAAAAAACCAGAACATGACCAGAAGCAGAAAGAAGAAGACGATTTTGACCTTGTGCTAGAAGGATAA
- a CDS encoding PTS fructose transporter subunit IIB, with the protein MKIVGVTSCPAGLAHTPMAAKALENAGKQLGHEIKIEQQGIMGQVNGISAEEAKQADLCIIASNQHINDAERFSGIPTVRVEIGRALKNAEQIITKAVALVEKKKSESQ; encoded by the coding sequence ATGAAAATTGTCGGTGTCACTTCATGTCCAGCAGGGTTAGCTCATACACCAATGGCAGCAAAGGCGTTAGAGAATGCGGGTAAACAGCTCGGACACGAGATCAAAATCGAGCAGCAAGGAATTATGGGACAGGTGAATGGCATTTCAGCAGAGGAAGCAAAGCAAGCAGACCTTTGTATCATCGCCTCCAATCAGCATATCAACGATGCGGAACGTTTCTCAGGCATTCCCACTGTACGTGTCGAGATCGGACGCGCCTTAAAAAATGCCGAGCAAATCATCACAAAAGCTGTAGCACTAGTTGAAAAGAAAAAATCTGAATCTCAATGA
- a CDS encoding PTS sugar transporter subunit IIA, which produces MTKSTLQSTCKRLTNKREGISLFQKDHVFTQVNGRSKNEILQYIAEKAEDLQITNDQAGLLSDLLTREDEVSTGLQQGFAIPHTKSSAVQTASLLFLELEQPIEWGSFDDLPTSYLFTLLVPLEEANVTHLKLLSGIATSLMEPAFIEKIQPGQTADYYYEVIEQQLKEGITQ; this is translated from the coding sequence ATGACAAAAAGTACATTACAATCAACTTGTAAGCGCTTAACAAACAAGAGAGAAGGGATCAGCTTGTTCCAAAAGGATCATGTTTTCACACAAGTAAACGGACGATCAAAGAATGAGATTTTACAATACATTGCCGAGAAAGCTGAAGACCTTCAGATTACAAACGATCAGGCGGGGTTATTATCCGATTTGTTGACGCGCGAAGACGAAGTCTCAACAGGACTTCAGCAAGGCTTCGCCATTCCTCATACAAAAAGCTCCGCTGTTCAAACGGCCTCACTTCTTTTTTTAGAGTTAGAACAGCCTATTGAATGGGGAAGCTTCGACGACTTGCCCACAAGCTATTTATTTACACTGCTTGTTCCATTAGAAGAAGCAAATGTCACACACCTGAAATTACTGTCAGGCATTGCGACCAGCCTCATGGAACCTGCTTTCATCGAAAAGATTCAACCAGGTCAAACCGCTGACTATTATTACGAAGTCATTGAACAACAATTGAAAGAGGGGATTACACAATGA